The following are encoded together in the Salvelinus alpinus chromosome 29, SLU_Salpinus.1, whole genome shotgun sequence genome:
- the LOC139559455 gene encoding transmembrane protein 106B-like isoform X1 translates to MSVFCHGQRRDRISISLSTSGTCWIGGVTMGKALSLLPKQACHKDSQDSLTTSQEDDGKREDVSQFPYVEFTGRDSVTCPSCQGTGRIPRGQENQLVALIPYSDQRLRPRRTKLYVMSSVVVCLMLSSLAVFFLFPRTIDVSYVGVKSIFVTYDEDKRIVYLNVTNTLNITNNNYYSVEVSNVTAQVQFSKTVIGKSRINNITAISPLGMEQVDYMVPTILADEMSYMYDYCSLQTIKVHNIVVMMQVTVTTMYFGHMEQVTQEMYQYVDCGGNTTTLRGAQPKVSNAPIPPE, encoded by the exons atgtcagtgttctgccatggccagcgacgtgaccggatctcaatctcattgagcacatctgggacctgttggatcggagg CGTCACCATGGGGAAAGCCCTCTCCCTCCTGCCCAAGCAGGCATGCCACAAAGACTCCCAGGACAGCCTGACCACCAGCCAGGAGGatgatgggaagagagaggatgTGTCCCAGTTCCCCTACGTAGAGTTCACAGGCCGGGACAGCGTCACATGTCCCAGCTGCCAGGGCACTGGGAGGATACCTAGag GCCAGGAGAACCAGCTTGTAGCATTGATCCCATACAGTGACCAGAGACTCAGGCCCAGGAGAAC AAAACTGTATGTGATGTCCTCGGTGGTTGTGTGTCTGATGCTGTCCAGCCTGGCTGTCTTCTTCCTGTTCCCTCGTACCATAGACGTCTCCTACGTGGGCGTCAAGTCGATCTTCGTCACCTATGACGAGGACAAGAGGATTGTCTATCTCAACGTGACG AACACTCTGAACATCACCAATAACAACTACTACAGTGTAGAGGTGTCCAACGTCACAGCCCAGGTCCAGTTCTCCAAGACGGTGATCGGGAAGTCCCGCATCAATAACATCACTGCTATCAGTCCTCTGGGCATGGAGCAG GTTGACTACATGGTTCCCACCATTCTAGCAGATGAGATGAGCTACATGTA TGATTACTGCAGCCTGCAGACCATAAAGGTGCACAACATCGTTGTCATGATGCA GGTGACGGTGACGACGATGTACTTTGGCCACATGGAGCAGGTCACGCAGGAGATGTACCAGTATGTAGACTGTGGAGGTAACACCACCACTCTGAGGGGTGCCCAGCCCAAGGTGTCTAATGCCCCAATACCCCCAGAGTAA
- the LOC139559455 gene encoding transmembrane protein 106B-like isoform X2: protein MGKALSLLPKQACHKDSQDSLTTSQEDDGKREDVSQFPYVEFTGRDSVTCPSCQGTGRIPRGQENQLVALIPYSDQRLRPRRTKLYVMSSVVVCLMLSSLAVFFLFPRTIDVSYVGVKSIFVTYDEDKRIVYLNVTNTLNITNNNYYSVEVSNVTAQVQFSKTVIGKSRINNITAISPLGMEQVDYMVPTILADEMSYMYDYCSLQTIKVHNIVVMMQVTVTTMYFGHMEQVTQEMYQYVDCGGNTTTLRGAQPKVSNAPIPPE from the exons ATGGGGAAAGCCCTCTCCCTCCTGCCCAAGCAGGCATGCCACAAAGACTCCCAGGACAGCCTGACCACCAGCCAGGAGGatgatgggaagagagaggatgTGTCCCAGTTCCCCTACGTAGAGTTCACAGGCCGGGACAGCGTCACATGTCCCAGCTGCCAGGGCACTGGGAGGATACCTAGag GCCAGGAGAACCAGCTTGTAGCATTGATCCCATACAGTGACCAGAGACTCAGGCCCAGGAGAAC AAAACTGTATGTGATGTCCTCGGTGGTTGTGTGTCTGATGCTGTCCAGCCTGGCTGTCTTCTTCCTGTTCCCTCGTACCATAGACGTCTCCTACGTGGGCGTCAAGTCGATCTTCGTCACCTATGACGAGGACAAGAGGATTGTCTATCTCAACGTGACG AACACTCTGAACATCACCAATAACAACTACTACAGTGTAGAGGTGTCCAACGTCACAGCCCAGGTCCAGTTCTCCAAGACGGTGATCGGGAAGTCCCGCATCAATAACATCACTGCTATCAGTCCTCTGGGCATGGAGCAG GTTGACTACATGGTTCCCACCATTCTAGCAGATGAGATGAGCTACATGTA TGATTACTGCAGCCTGCAGACCATAAAGGTGCACAACATCGTTGTCATGATGCA GGTGACGGTGACGACGATGTACTTTGGCCACATGGAGCAGGTCACGCAGGAGATGTACCAGTATGTAGACTGTGGAGGTAACACCACCACTCTGAGGGGTGCCCAGCCCAAGGTGTCTAATGCCCCAATACCCCCAGAGTAA